From Acidobacteriota bacterium, a single genomic window includes:
- a CDS encoding TonB family protein, with product MLNQLIESKNHHRENARKNSFLFATFGVLTAVLVGGWTYSLFAKSYGVGSGDFEMANLIAPVMVENEAPPPKPERPERNVSKASNKVVLEDLYEDLDRSGVPDESMGKKNVITARQYGIDNVVKGLKNQIPEGVGRTGGNPDQGCGLCEEPTAKKPAVDEFNNVVVKPKATPDPTPKVARTVSLGVVNGNAISLPKPNYSAAALAIRASGQVQVQVTIDEAGRVTSAAAVSGHPLLRAAAVDAARISKFTPTTLSGQPVKVTGVIIYNFVPR from the coding sequence ATGCTTAACCAATTGATCGAATCGAAAAATCACCACCGCGAAAACGCGCGCAAGAACAGTTTTCTGTTCGCCACCTTCGGAGTTTTGACTGCGGTCCTCGTCGGAGGCTGGACCTACAGCCTGTTCGCGAAGAGTTACGGCGTCGGCAGCGGCGATTTTGAGATGGCGAATCTCATCGCGCCGGTAATGGTCGAAAACGAAGCGCCGCCGCCAAAGCCCGAACGGCCCGAACGAAACGTCTCGAAGGCGTCGAACAAGGTCGTTCTCGAGGATCTTTATGAGGACCTCGACCGTTCGGGAGTTCCGGACGAGTCGATGGGCAAGAAAAACGTCATTACCGCCCGTCAGTACGGCATCGACAATGTCGTCAAAGGCCTTAAGAACCAGATTCCGGAAGGCGTCGGACGCACCGGCGGCAATCCGGATCAGGGTTGCGGGCTCTGCGAAGAACCGACCGCCAAAAAGCCCGCGGTCGATGAATTCAACAACGTGGTCGTAAAACCGAAAGCGACGCCCGACCCGACTCCGAAGGTCGCGCGGACGGTATCTCTCGGAGTGGTTAACGGAAATGCGATCAGTTTGCCGAAACCGAATTATTCGGCGGCCGCTTTGGCGATTCGCGCGAGCGGTCAGGTGCAGGTACAAGTGACGATCGATGAAGCCGGACGAGTAACTTCTGCGGCGGCGGTCTCCGGTCACCCGCTGCTCCGCGCGGCGGCGGTCGATGCGGCCCGAATCAGCAAGTTCACTCCGACGACGCTCAGCGGACAACCAGTCAAGGTCACCGGCGTGATCATCTACAACTTCGTGCCGCGTTAA
- a CDS encoding VCBS repeat-containing protein produces the protein MAVEDANANAAPPADLAVWRPSTGYWWVMGGTGSQQFSTGWGTSGDVTVQGDYDGDGKTDLAIWRPSTNTWWILRSSDGNSYTKTLGTTSDLTAPADYDGDGKTDVAVYRPSTGTWYILQSSTDNTVSTTYGGSGDKPVAADYDGDGKADIALWRNSNTTFYVVASSNGSSSSTSYGNSGDEPVPGDYDGDGKADIAVWRSGNATWYILKTTTNSTYSEQFGISTDTPVRNDYDADAQCDIAVWRGVESSSGAGDVGRWYIKKSGDGNTRTETWGIAGDTPVPAYFRR, from the coding sequence TTGGCCGTTGAAGACGCAAATGCCAACGCCGCGCCGCCGGCGGATCTTGCCGTCTGGCGGCCTTCGACCGGTTACTGGTGGGTGATGGGCGGCACCGGGTCGCAGCAGTTCTCGACCGGTTGGGGAACATCGGGAGACGTCACCGTTCAGGGCGACTACGACGGTGACGGCAAAACGGATCTCGCGATCTGGCGGCCTTCGACCAACACCTGGTGGATTCTCAGGTCGAGCGACGGCAATTCATACACAAAGACGCTCGGAACAACGAGCGATCTGACCGCGCCGGCCGATTACGACGGCGACGGCAAGACCGACGTCGCCGTTTACCGTCCTTCAACCGGCACCTGGTACATCTTGCAGAGTTCCACGGACAATACGGTTTCGACGACCTACGGCGGCTCAGGCGACAAGCCCGTCGCGGCCGACTATGACGGTGACGGCAAGGCCGACATCGCGCTCTGGCGCAATTCGAACACCACGTTCTACGTTGTCGCCAGCTCGAACGGCAGTTCTTCAAGCACATCCTACGGCAACTCCGGAGACGAACCCGTTCCCGGCGATTACGACGGTGACGGCAAGGCTGACATCGCCGTCTGGAGAAGCGGCAACGCGACCTGGTACATCCTCAAGACGACGACCAACTCGACATACTCCGAGCAGTTCGGCATCTCGACCGACACGCCCGTCCGGAACGATTACGACGCCGACGCCCAATGCGACATCGCCGTCTGGCGCGGCGTCGAATCCTCGTCGGGCGCCGGCGACGTCGGCCGGTGGTACATCAAGAAGAGCGGCGACGGAAACACCCGAACAGAGACCTGGGGAATCGCCGGAGACACGCCCGTTCCGGCTTACTTCAGAAGATAG
- a CDS encoding ATP-binding protein, giving the protein MKVYEDMASSALGELDLKTAAVNLDTIAQRAAAEDWSYTEFLGRLLEGEIRHRQEMRVALSLQFARFPYPKRLGEFDFKAQPGVDRRLIDELATGRFLAEGRNIVFLGPPGVGKTHLAIGLGVMTAELGHRVYFTTAVDIARKLVRAMHENRLSREIKNLTRPKLLIIDEVGYLKLEPPEASLLFQVISERYERKGAVILTSNKAFAAWGEVFAGDAVMASAALDRLLHRSTVINIRGESYRLKEKRAAAARTGVVEELSAIAANSSTTPDNND; this is encoded by the coding sequence ATGAAGGTCTACGAAGATATGGCATCGTCCGCGCTCGGCGAACTTGATCTCAAGACCGCCGCGGTCAATCTTGACACGATCGCCCAGCGGGCGGCCGCCGAGGACTGGAGTTACACGGAGTTCCTCGGGCGGCTGCTCGAAGGCGAGATCAGGCACCGGCAGGAGATGCGCGTCGCGCTGAGCCTGCAGTTCGCGCGCTTTCCGTACCCGAAGAGGCTTGGCGAATTCGATTTCAAGGCGCAGCCCGGCGTTGACCGGAGGCTCATTGACGAACTGGCGACGGGGCGCTTTCTGGCCGAAGGGCGGAACATCGTCTTTCTCGGGCCGCCCGGAGTGGGCAAGACGCATCTCGCGATCGGGCTCGGGGTGATGACGGCGGAACTCGGGCACCGCGTCTATTTCACGACCGCCGTCGACATCGCGCGCAAACTCGTGCGGGCGATGCACGAGAACCGGCTCTCGCGCGAGATCAAGAACCTGACGCGCCCGAAACTGCTGATCATCGACGAGGTCGGCTACCTGAAGCTCGAACCTCCCGAGGCGAGCCTGTTGTTTCAGGTCATCTCGGAGAGATACGAACGCAAGGGAGCGGTCATCCTGACGAGCAACAAGGCCTTCGCGGCCTGGGGCGAGGTCTTCGCCGGAGACGCGGTGATGGCGAGCGCGGCTCTCGACCGGCTGCTCCACCGCTCGACGGTGATCAACATCCGGGGCGAAAGCTACCGGCTCAAGGAAAAGCGGGCCGCCGCGGCGCGCACGGGAGTTGTGGAAGAGTTGTCGGCAATTGCCGCCAACTCTTCCACAACTCCGGACAACAATGACTAA
- a CDS encoding RHS repeat protein has protein sequence MPSRGVKNKRMLGGHFLTHNDTYDNNGNVLTTTDAKGTTITNAYDALNRPLTRTYSDGTPTVTNSYDDSNVPFSKGKLTKVTSSISETTYTSFDVAGRLLASTQRTPLDGETIANATPRTSSYQYNLSGALTQQTYPSGRVVNHQYDASGDIARIYGKPTSTATEQTYATGFQYFADGKIERLKLGNGLWESAKLNSRLQATEITMGYSVGDGSHLKLNYEYGELQTNGTVDATENAGNIAKQTVNFSGLANPFVQTFKYDSLDRITEAIEKVNGVQTWKQTFGYDIYGNRNAFYEKVGEQELAMNNLTLPTVDTNTNRFNAGQGYGYDKNGNITTDPANGGRTFVFNGDNKQTEVRDANNAVVGRYLYDGNGKRVKKVTNVETTVFVYDGMGKLVAEYSTATPPANPTINYTATDQLGSPRVLTDKLGNVVSRRDFLPFGEEIYANSTANRTEANKYSLTGQDSVRKRFTGYEKDAETGLDFAEARYYQNQHGRFTAVDPLLASGKSANPQTFNRYTYTMNRPLILVDPTGLQSGRKPEENKKEEVIKIYTTNPRIVSVKTEYLDKTKWNDVPVDGGRFQITYTFIVNAGPEGTKPEDAANIEPAPARDSKGNIDESKSPRGTLSDTQNLERTEVKSEVTPNGKEEGFKVTKTETFRVNRDKERSRPEFNGTINYQVVLRDPATGYVRRVVTTDKKHSDLAISISNAPRKEEKKKNEEE, from the coding sequence ATGCCGTCCAGGGGGGTCAAAAACAAACGCATGCTAGGGGGTCATTTTCTCACGCATAATGACACATACGACAACAACGGAAATGTTCTGACCACGACTGATGCCAAAGGAACGACGATTACAAACGCATACGATGCCCTGAATCGACCGCTGACACGAACCTACAGCGACGGCACTCCGACCGTGACAAACAGTTACGACGATTCAAATGTCCCGTTCTCAAAAGGCAAGCTGACAAAAGTTACTTCGAGCATTTCCGAAACGACATACACGAGTTTTGACGTGGCCGGGAGACTGCTCGCGAGCACACAGCGGACACCGCTCGACGGCGAGACGATTGCGAATGCGACTCCGCGGACTTCGAGCTATCAATACAACCTCTCCGGTGCTCTCACGCAACAAACCTATCCTAGCGGCAGAGTTGTAAATCATCAATACGATGCCAGCGGCGACATTGCGCGCATTTATGGAAAGCCGACGAGCACGGCAACGGAACAGACTTATGCTACAGGTTTTCAGTACTTTGCTGACGGAAAGATCGAGCGGCTCAAACTCGGAAACGGACTTTGGGAAAGTGCGAAACTTAATAGTCGTCTGCAAGCGACCGAGATTACGATGGGGTATTCTGTAGGCGACGGCAGCCACTTGAAACTGAATTACGAATACGGCGAACTGCAAACCAACGGAACGGTTGACGCAACTGAGAATGCGGGGAATATAGCAAAGCAAACTGTGAACTTTTCAGGGCTGGCAAATCCGTTCGTTCAGACGTTTAAATACGACTCGCTTGATCGAATAACTGAGGCAATCGAGAAAGTAAATGGCGTTCAGACATGGAAGCAGACGTTCGGCTACGACATTTACGGAAATAGAAACGCCTTTTATGAAAAAGTTGGCGAGCAAGAATTGGCGATGAACAATCTCACCCTGCCGACTGTCGATACGAACACAAACAGATTCAACGCGGGTCAAGGCTACGGTTACGACAAAAACGGGAATATTACAACTGACCCAGCAAACGGCGGACGCACCTTCGTCTTTAACGGCGACAACAAGCAAACCGAGGTCAGGGACGCCAACAACGCCGTCGTCGGTCGATACTTATACGACGGCAACGGAAAGAGAGTCAAAAAGGTAACAAATGTCGAAACCACCGTCTTCGTCTATGACGGAATGGGCAAGCTCGTTGCTGAATACTCAACAGCAACACCGCCTGCAAACCCGACGATCAACTATACGGCGACCGATCAACTCGGAAGCCCACGCGTTCTGACGGATAAACTCGGCAATGTCGTTTCGCGGCGCGACTTTCTTCCCTTCGGCGAAGAAATTTACGCCAATTCCACTGCCAATCGCACCGAAGCAAATAAATATTCGCTGACCGGTCAAGACTCAGTGCGCAAACGTTTCACCGGCTACGAAAAAGACGCCGAAACCGGTCTCGACTTTGCAGAGGCTCGCTATTACCAAAATCAACACGGCAGATTTACCGCAGTCGATCCGCTGTTGGCATCCGGCAAGTCTGCCAATCCGCAGACATTTAACCGCTACACCTACACAATGAATCGTCCACTGATTCTGGTTGACCCAACGGGTTTACAGTCAGGCCGGAAACCCGAGGAGAACAAAAAAGAGGAAGTCATAAAAATATATACGACAAACCCAAGAATTGTTAGCGTTAAGACAGAATACCTCGACAAGACAAAATGGAACGATGTCCCGGTTGATGGAGGACGATTCCAAATTACCTATACGTTTATAGTAAACGCTGGGCCGGAGGGAACCAAGCCAGAAGATGCTGCCAACATAGAGCCAGCACCCGCGCGAGACTCAAAAGGCAATATCGATGAAAGCAAATCACCGCGAGGAACTTTGTCAGATACCCAGAACCTTGAGCGAACTGAAGTTAAAAGCGAGGTTACTCCGAATGGCAAAGAGGAGGGCTTTAAAGTTACTAAGACTGAGACATTTAGAGTCAATCGTGACAAAGAACGCAGTCGGCCCGAATTCAACGGAACTATCAACTATCAGGTCGTATTAAGAGATCCCGCTACTGGTTACGTTCGGCGCGTGGTCACAACCGATAAAAAGCATTCGGATCTCGCGATTTCGATAAGTAATGCCCCGCGCAAAGAGGAGAAGAAGAAAAATGAAGAAGAATAA
- a CDS encoding sulfoxide reductase heme-binding subunit YedZ gives MISFNKFIVFSNSLVPAAMLAYDAWHGKLGANPIEFFLRTTGVLTLIFLILTLAVTPVRKYFGWNDLIKLRRMIGLFAFFYGALHLVTYSIFDKSLAVTLIVDDVWQRPFIAIGMAAFMMLVPLAVTSTNSMIKRLGGKNWARLHKLTYVAAVLGVVHFWMIVKSDVFYPGVFGLVLAGLLGYRVFSAYERSREATAKRKKAME, from the coding sequence ATGATCAGTTTTAACAAATTCATTGTCTTTTCGAACTCGCTCGTGCCGGCGGCGATGCTCGCGTATGACGCTTGGCACGGAAAGCTCGGCGCGAATCCGATCGAGTTCTTTTTGCGGACGACCGGCGTGCTGACCCTGATTTTCCTGATCCTAACGCTCGCGGTGACGCCTGTCAGGAAGTATTTCGGTTGGAACGATTTGATCAAGCTGCGCCGGATGATCGGTCTGTTCGCATTCTTTTACGGCGCGCTTCATCTCGTCACGTATTCGATATTCGACAAGTCGCTGGCGGTCACCTTGATCGTCGATGACGTTTGGCAGCGTCCTTTCATCGCCATCGGAATGGCCGCGTTTATGATGCTTGTCCCGCTTGCGGTCACTTCGACGAACAGTATGATAAAACGCCTTGGCGGCAAGAACTGGGCGCGGCTTCACAAACTCACTTACGTCGCCGCGGTCCTCGGCGTCGTGCATTTTTGGATGATCGTCAAATCCGATGTTTTTTACCCCGGCGTCTTCGGCTTGGTCCTTGCCGGATTGCTCGGTTATCGTGTGTTTTCCGCATACGAGCGCAGCCGGGAAGCAACCGCCAAACGCAAAAAAGCAATGGAATGA
- a CDS encoding ATP-binding protein, which translates to MRDEPEVCPKCYGAGLEVVPGKGARPCVCRQRKKTQTSDLEKVRLPKRYEACHFHNYRAATPSQERAFKYASKLALDYPAVDRGLLLMGTVGVGKTHLAVSILKGLTERGFSCLFYEFGALLKEIQDSYNPSTQTSELKVLAPILETEILVLDEIGASKPTEWVRDTMAHIINSRYNDRKLTIFTTNYLDERRNDREETLEDRLGVRLRSRLFEMCRTVSIIGEDYRRKFDQKRG; encoded by the coding sequence ATGCGCGATGAACCGGAAGTCTGTCCGAAATGCTACGGCGCGGGATTGGAGGTCGTTCCGGGAAAGGGCGCGCGTCCGTGCGTGTGCCGGCAGCGAAAGAAAACGCAGACATCGGATCTCGAAAAGGTCCGTCTTCCGAAACGATACGAGGCGTGTCATTTTCACAATTATCGCGCCGCGACGCCGAGCCAGGAACGCGCTTTCAAGTATGCTTCCAAGCTCGCGCTCGACTATCCGGCCGTCGACCGCGGACTGCTTTTGATGGGCACCGTCGGAGTCGGGAAAACGCATCTCGCCGTCTCGATCTTGAAAGGTCTGACCGAACGCGGCTTTTCCTGTCTTTTTTACGAATTCGGCGCGCTGCTCAAGGAAATTCAGGATTCTTACAACCCTTCGACGCAGACGTCGGAGCTCAAAGTTCTCGCGCCGATACTCGAAACCGAGATCCTCGTCCTCGACGAGATCGGTGCTTCGAAACCGACCGAATGGGTCCGCGACACGATGGCGCATATCATCAATTCGCGCTACAACGACCGAAAGCTGACGATCTTCACGACCAATTATCTCGACGAGCGGCGCAACGACCGCGAAGAGACGCTCGAAGACCGGCTTGGCGTCCGCCTTCGTTCCCGACTCTTCGAAATGTGCCGCACGGTTTCGATCATCGGCGAGGATTATCGCCGGAAATTCGATCAGAAGAGAGGCTGA
- a CDS encoding IS21 family transposase, giving the protein MLGMEEWMEVKDLKRQGHSIKQICRMTGYSRNTVRKVLREGSPKRAAEAKRGSKLDAYKDYLKKRYEETGLSAVRLTGEIRGMGFAGSWDIVRRYLRELDIGAKVSAKATVRFETPPGKQAQADWAEIGSYIDEKGSRRKIYAFVMLLGFSRTMYVEYTRRMRMPELIGCLERAFAYFGGWPETILFDNMAQVRLPCGKLNPQMADFLNHYGIAPRTHRPYRPRTKGKVERAVGYLKDNFIKGREFADLADLQAQGAAWLEEANGRKHGTTGKRPFDLLREEGLTPYGSAPRYRPSVWKKRTVSVDGYVSIGGVKYSVPPEAVGRKVVVEQGERRVTVRTGETVIAEHPRSLKSGESVADPAHVAAMWKLTVETREAPPKRSGRVLFETVAAASLVAYEEVIG; this is encoded by the coding sequence ATGCTTGGAATGGAGGAATGGATGGAGGTCAAAGACTTGAAAAGGCAGGGGCATTCGATAAAGCAGATCTGCCGGATGACGGGATATTCGCGGAACACGGTCCGCAAGGTACTGCGCGAGGGTTCGCCGAAGCGCGCGGCGGAAGCGAAACGGGGTTCCAAACTGGACGCGTACAAGGATTATCTGAAGAAGCGGTACGAGGAGACGGGCCTCAGCGCGGTTCGGCTGACGGGCGAGATCCGGGGAATGGGGTTCGCGGGATCGTGGGACATCGTGAGGCGGTACTTGCGGGAACTGGACATCGGGGCGAAGGTATCGGCGAAGGCGACGGTGAGGTTCGAGACGCCGCCCGGCAAACAGGCGCAGGCTGACTGGGCGGAGATCGGGTCGTACATCGACGAAAAGGGGAGCCGGAGAAAGATCTACGCGTTCGTGATGTTGCTGGGTTTTTCGCGGACGATGTACGTCGAGTACACGCGGCGGATGCGGATGCCGGAGCTGATCGGGTGCCTTGAGAGGGCGTTCGCCTACTTCGGCGGCTGGCCGGAGACGATCCTCTTCGACAACATGGCGCAGGTGCGCCTTCCGTGCGGGAAACTGAACCCGCAGATGGCCGACTTTCTGAATCACTACGGGATCGCGCCGAGGACGCACCGCCCGTACCGGCCGCGGACGAAGGGCAAGGTCGAACGCGCGGTCGGGTATCTGAAGGACAACTTCATCAAGGGGCGGGAGTTTGCCGACCTTGCGGATCTTCAGGCACAGGGCGCGGCGTGGCTGGAAGAGGCGAACGGACGGAAACACGGGACGACCGGAAAGCGGCCCTTCGACCTGCTGCGGGAGGAAGGTCTGACGCCGTACGGGTCGGCGCCGCGGTACCGGCCGTCGGTCTGGAAGAAGCGGACGGTAAGCGTCGACGGGTACGTCTCGATCGGGGGCGTGAAGTACTCGGTGCCGCCGGAAGCGGTCGGCCGCAAGGTCGTGGTCGAGCAGGGAGAACGCCGGGTGACGGTGCGCACGGGCGAGACGGTCATCGCCGAACACCCGCGGTCGCTCAAATCCGGCGAAAGCGTGGCGGATCCGGCGCATGTCGCGGCGATGTGGAAACTGACGGTTGAAACGCGTGAGGCGCCGCCGAAGAGATCGGGACGGGTTCTGTTCGAGACGGTCGCGGCGGCGTCGCTCGTCGCCTACGAGGAGGTGATCGGCTGA
- a CDS encoding YwbE family protein, protein MDGKNRNDIKTGARVAIVLKEDQRTGRLTEGTVKDILTKSGFHPHGIKVRLANGQVGRVKTVLTN, encoded by the coding sequence ATGGACGGAAAAAATCGAAACGACATAAAAACCGGCGCGCGGGTCGCGATCGTGCTCAAAGAAGACCAACGAACGGGCCGTCTGACGGAAGGAACCGTGAAGGATATCCTGACGAAATCGGGATTTCATCCGCACGGGATAAAGGTCAGGCTCGCGAACGGACAGGTCGGACGCGTTAAAACCGTCCTGACGAATTGA
- a CDS encoding VCBS repeat-containing protein, with protein MTRLKSLIIVFFVALALFGLRTGGASATAYLAVPRGVAATDGDHIDKVNVSWFSVRGATRYRIFRNTTNDTANASDVGNTAANYFFDASAAVGQNYFYWVRAENDLAISDLSAADQGLRADGSFNSSIFSALSPPPVPLNNPVTAAKASLGKTLFWDEQLSSTLTVACGTCHRPASGGSDPRTNARNPGFDNVFNTADDVFGSPGVPNNNPDGTYSASPLFGFAEQVTGRRAPSYLNAGITTNGSFWDGRATNTFRDPLTNAILINDWGGLENQVLGPPLSAVEMAHGNRNWTQAAEQIANSKPLALATGIPPSLLDWIDGRSYPELFEDAFGTPDVTPSRIALAIATHERTLFSDRTPLDRWASANGTLTAQEDRGRDVFVNVNCSFCHGGPVLADQNFHNVGVRPQNEDTGRFAVTGNTNDRGRFKTANLRNVELRGSYMHNGRFSTLEEVVEFYNRGGDFDATNINRGLVRPLNLTTQQKADLVAFLKRPLTDQRVRDESAPFDRPRLYTESGRAPVVEGTGRAGTGGLIPQVTAIEPPLAGNPGFTVGVSRAFGNSSAVLVIDSSDPGAGASIPATGSFARVTVTTSNDGFGSVSLPIANDPALVGRTFFGRWYVNDAGAANGFSVSQVFRFTVFAPASTASRRTNADFDGDGRTDLSIFRPAPGEWWISRSANGGNFAAQFGASSDKIVPADFTGDGRTDIAVWRPSTGEWFVLRSEDSTYYSFPFGVAGDIPVPADYDADGKADAAVFRTSNSNWFVNRSTGGTIVKQFGANGDLPVAGDFDGDGRADTAIYRPSLGEWWIDRSSNGVIAFQFGSSTDKPVPADYTGDGKTDAAVWRPSTGEWFVLRSEDSSYFSFAFGSSGDTPAPGDYDGDGRFDAAVFRPTNGTWYLNQSRAGISIRQFGLSTDRPVPSAYVP; from the coding sequence ATGACGCGCCTGAAATCTTTGATCATCGTTTTCTTTGTCGCGCTCGCCCTTTTTGGCCTCCGTACGGGCGGTGCTTCGGCGACGGCCTATCTCGCGGTTCCGCGCGGCGTCGCGGCGACCGACGGCGATCATATCGACAAGGTCAACGTCAGCTGGTTCAGCGTCCGCGGGGCGACTCGGTATCGGATTTTTCGGAACACCACGAACGACACGGCCAACGCGTCGGACGTCGGAAACACCGCCGCGAACTACTTTTTCGACGCTTCGGCGGCCGTCGGACAGAATTATTTTTACTGGGTCCGGGCCGAGAACGATCTCGCGATCAGCGATCTGAGCGCCGCCGACCAGGGCTTGCGCGCCGACGGATCGTTCAATTCGTCTATCTTCTCGGCACTTTCGCCGCCGCCCGTTCCTTTGAACAATCCGGTCACGGCTGCGAAAGCGAGCCTCGGCAAAACGCTTTTTTGGGACGAACAGCTTTCATCGACGCTGACCGTCGCCTGCGGCACCTGCCATCGACCCGCATCCGGAGGATCCGACCCGCGCACCAACGCAAGAAATCCCGGATTCGACAATGTTTTCAACACTGCCGACGACGTTTTCGGCTCGCCCGGCGTTCCAAACAACAATCCGGACGGAACCTATTCGGCATCGCCGCTTTTCGGATTCGCGGAACAGGTCACCGGCCGCCGCGCGCCGTCATATCTTAACGCCGGGATCACGACGAACGGTAGTTTCTGGGACGGACGCGCCACCAATACTTTTCGCGATCCGCTAACCAACGCGATCCTGATCAACGACTGGGGCGGACTCGAAAACCAGGTTCTGGGACCGCCTCTGAGCGCGGTCGAGATGGCCCACGGAAATCGAAACTGGACGCAGGCCGCCGAACAGATCGCCAATTCGAAGCCGCTCGCGCTCGCGACCGGCATTCCGCCGTCGCTTCTTGACTGGATCGACGGGCGTTCATATCCGGAACTTTTCGAGGACGCCTTCGGGACGCCGGACGTGACGCCGTCGAGGATCGCGCTGGCGATCGCGACCCACGAACGGACTCTTTTTTCCGACCGCACTCCGCTCGACCGTTGGGCCTCGGCGAACGGCACTTTGACCGCCCAGGAAGACCGCGGCCGCGATGTTTTCGTCAACGTCAACTGCAGCTTCTGTCACGGCGGCCCCGTGCTCGCGGATCAGAACTTTCACAACGTCGGCGTTCGCCCGCAAAACGAAGATACCGGACGCTTCGCGGTCACCGGAAACACGAACGACCGCGGCCGATTCAAGACAGCGAACCTACGGAACGTCGAGCTTCGCGGCTCATATATGCACAACGGGCGGTTCTCGACGCTCGAAGAGGTCGTCGAATTCTACAACCGCGGCGGCGACTTCGACGCGACGAACATCAACCGCGGACTCGTCCGTCCGCTGAACCTGACGACGCAGCAAAAGGCCGACCTCGTCGCGTTTTTGAAGCGTCCGTTAACCGATCAGCGCGTCCGCGACGAGTCGGCGCCGTTCGACCGCCCGCGCCTGTACACTGAATCGGGCCGGGCTCCCGTCGTCGAAGGAACCGGCCGCGCGGGAACCGGCGGGTTGATTCCGCAGGTAACGGCGATCGAACCGCCGCTTGCAGGCAATCCGGGTTTCACGGTCGGCGTTTCGCGTGCTTTCGGAAACTCATCGGCGGTTCTGGTGATCGATTCGAGCGATCCCGGCGCCGGAGCGTCGATTCCAGCAACCGGTTCATTCGCTCGCGTGACGGTCACGACCTCGAACGACGGTTTCGGCTCGGTGAGTTTGCCGATCGCGAACGATCCGGCATTGGTCGGCCGGACGTTCTTCGGCCGCTGGTATGTGAACGACGCCGGCGCAGCCAACGGTTTCTCGGTATCACAGGTCTTCCGATTCACGGTTTTTGCGCCGGCCTCGACCGCATCGAGACGAACGAATGCCGATTTCGACGGCGACGGCCGGACCGATCTTTCGATCTTTCGTCCGGCTCCCGGAGAATGGTGGATCTCGCGCTCGGCGAACGGCGGGAATTTCGCCGCACAGTTCGGCGCCTCGTCCGATAAGATCGTTCCGGCCGATTTCACCGGCGACGGGCGAACCGACATTGCCGTCTGGCGGCCTTCGACGGGCGAATGGTTCGTTCTTCGTTCGGAAGATTCGACCTATTATTCGTTCCCGTTCGGGGTGGCGGGCGATATTCCCGTTCCGGCGGATTATGACGCCGACGGCAAGGCCGATGCGGCCGTCTTCAGGACGTCGAACTCGAACTGGTTCGTCAACAGATCGACCGGCGGAACGATCGTCAAACAGTTCGGAGCCAACGGCGACCTGCCAGTGGCCGGCGATTTCGACGGCGACGGACGGGCGGATACCGCGATCTACCGTCCGTCGCTCGGCGAATGGTGGATCGACCGCAGTTCGAACGGAGTTATTGCCTTTCAATTCGGCAGTTCGACCGACAAACCCGTTCCGGCCGATTATACCGGCGACGGAAAAACCGACGCCGCCGTTTGGCGTCCGTCGACCGGCGAGTGGTTTGTCCTTCGCAGCGAGGACTCGAGCTACTTTTCGTTCGCCTTCGGTTCGAGCGGCGACACGCCGGCGCCCGGCGACTATGACGGCGACGGAAGATTCGACGCCGCCGTTTTCCGGCCGACGAACGGAACCTGGTATCTCAACCAGTCGCGCGCCGGGATTTCGATCCGGCAGTTCGGACTCTCGACCGACCGGCCGGTTCCGTCGGCGTATGTTCCATAG